GCTGGCGGGAAGGGCGGCTCTCGGCCTGGCTCCTGCACGCGCACGACACGGAGACGCGCGCCACCATGACGCTGGCCCTGGCCGGGGACACGGTCGCCGCCGGGCAGGACGCCGCCTGCCACCTCCTCCGCTTCCGCCTCAGGGAGCCCCcgcagggaggagaaggaggagcaggaggagacgGAGCCACCCGGGCCGGTGAGGGTGAGCGAGAGCCCGGCGGGCGGAGGGGCGGGCGGGCAAGCAGGCAGCCAGGCAGCCTCcctcccgtcccgtcccgtcccgccCCCTCCGGGCCATCCCCGGGTGAGAGGAGCTGCCGGCCCCCGGGGTGGTGTGATTCCGGAGCGGCAGGTGAAGTCACTCCTGGACCTGCAGGGACCAGCCctcgccccccacccacccccacccccccagccagCACCAACTAAAGCTGCCGGCGAACCTGGGCGGGCAGGCTCTGGGAGGTGGCGTTGGGATCCCAGGGAGTGCCTGGCGGCCTGGCTCTGGGGTTGCcctccactggggggggggggcaggagggcagCGAGCCAGCAGAGCCTGGAGGTGTAGCCAAAGGCAGGACAGGAACCCAGCGCTCCCGAGTCTGGATCCGTCCCGGCATCTCCTGCCAGATCCCCAAAGGCTCCCCTTGTGCcctcaggtggtggtggtgaccgcggtggcagcagcagcagcagcagcagcgagaaGGGCCCGCGAAGGCGCAGGGCCCCCGCCCCCAGCCGGTCGGAGGGCACCCACGACGAGACGCCCCAGGTGCTGGTGGAGACCCTGCACTGCGTCCAGACGGACACCAGCCCCGACGCCCTGCAGAAGGCCGTGTGCTTCAACGAGGACCACACCCTCCTGGCCACCGGTGGCGTGGACGGCTTCTTGCGGGTCTGGGAGGTACAAGGGTGGGGTTAGGGGGACCGACAAGGCGGACAGGGCCTCTTCCTCTGGGAGCGTCTTCCGTTTTCCTGAGCACcccttgttttttgggggggcagtaGCAATGGCACTAAGCCTCCCCCcactcacccagcccccccccccattctttgcAGTTTCCTAGCATGAAGAAGGCCTTTGAGGTCCAGGCTCACCAGGGAGAGATTGAGGACATCACGCTCAGCCCCGATAACAAGGTGAGGGGCTGGACCTGCTCCCGGCGGGAGGCCCAATCCCAGGCCGCAGAGCCGCTGGCGTCCAAGTCCCGAGGGGTTGTGTTGGTTCTGGAGCACCGGGGAGTGGCGGTTTTGTGGTGTTTGTCCGGGAGGTTGGGATGAGGTGAACCTGCAGGGATCCTGAGCCGTGCAGCACCAGGGCCCACCCCTGGTGTGACCGTGGCCGGTTCTCCCAGAGGAGTCCTCATGCTTTGGGGGTTGGGGGCAGCTGGAGACACACCCCACACAAAAGAAGGAAACCGCAAGCTTGCCATAGAAgggtggagttggaagggccatcGGGTCCGGGCCCTTGATTTTcggggcaggaatccaaatcaaaaacaAATGGTTGGAAGCAGAAATACGGGCGCGCCAACAAGACAAAGCTGTGTTTATTTGGGCTGAATTGCGTTCAAAATTCTTGGAGTGAATTTCTTTCAGGCCAAATATTGCAAAGCAAAAGTTGCTTGTCTTGAagttgggagtgtgtgtgtgtgtgtgggcaacCTGTGCAGCACTGCCAGGTGGGGGGGCACCCGCTGAGGGTGTAGTAGGCGGAGGACGGTCCGGTGCTCCCGCCAACCCCTCCGGCCGGCCCTTCCCGAAGGCATGACAGGAGGACCAAGGCGGAAAAGCCCAGGCAGTGGGGACACTTTCCCAGCCAGGATGGACGCTGGACGCAGGATTTTCTgggacggtgggggggggggcctggTGTAGCTGGCACCCCTCGGGCAACTGCTCTCCCCTTTCCTCAGGTGGTGACCGTGGGGCGTGACTTCCGGTGCTGTGTGTGGAAGCGGGACCAGATGGTGACGGGGCTGCATTGGAACGAGAACCTCCCGGGCATCCCGGACAAGGCGTACCGCTACCAGGCTTGCAGGTGACGGGctcggtggggtgggggaggggagggaggccagctGGGTTGCGCCGGTCCTGACCTCCAGCGCTTCCCTTTCTGGCCCAGGTTTGGGAAGGTGGAGGACCAAGGCGGGGCTCTGCGGCTCTACACCGTTCAGATCCCGTACAAGCGGGAGCGGCGGCCCCCTCCTTGCTACATCACCAAGTGGGACGGGCGGAGCTTCCTCCCCCTGCTGACCCGGCCCTGTGGCAACGAGGTCATCTCCTGCCTCTCTCTCAGGTAAGGCCAGGGCCCCCCCTCCCTTGGAGGCTCCAGGCTTCGATGGAGGCACCGGCCTTGGGGGCTGAGACCCGGATAGCCTTGTGCTTCGACCCAaggtgggaaggggggagagagagagagagagagactccccaCCCGGACCTTTTCCTTCGTCACCCCAGCGCTAAGGAAACAcaggctgaggggggggggaacaggactTGGGAGCCGGCCACCCGTCTGATGGCTACCAAGGGCTACCACCTGGCTGGCTCTCTGAAGAGGCTGCTCTCTGCGTGGGCACGAGCAACTCACCACCtgagcctccccctccccctgccacgACTCCCTCTGTTTCTGCAGTGACACAGGCACGTTCCTAGGGCTGGGCACCGTCACGGGCTCCGTGGCCATCTTTATCGCCTTCTCCTTGCAGGTAGGAGCCTCCCTCTGCACCTGGATGGGGATCGGGCCCCAAAGGGGAAAGCTGTGGGGCATATTGGGAGCAGAGCCGGGAGGAAGCCAGGCAGACGGCCTTTGCGCTCTGGAAGCCGCAGGCCGGCCGAATGGCGGAACGAGGCCCCCGCCAAGCAGGGAGGACGGGATGGGGCTTGGCTGGATCCCTGGGGAGGCACAGTGTCAGGGCAGatgagcttggggggggggtcacgccCACTACCTCCCCTCAGGGCTAGAGGGCCCCAGAGGGGAGACCACATGAGTCTCTGGGCAGCTGTTGCTCCTGCTGGCGCTCTGGATCCAGCGGCACCCCTTGCTTTATCCAACGGCCCCGTTTCCTCTCCTCCTGCAGAGGCTGTACTACGTACGGGAGGCCCACGGGATTGTGGTCACGGCTGTGGCTTTCCTGCCAGAAACTCCAGAGCTGCTCAGGGACAATGAGGCCGCCCTGCTGAGCGTGGCCGTGGACAGCCGCTGCCGCCTGCACCGCATCCCCTGCCGGCGTatgttgagggagggagagagggaaggggggaagcCGCCGCCTTGGGGGGCCCGTGGGGCACCTGAAGAGTTGGCGCGAGGGGTTCCCTCACCCCCTCCCCTGACGTgggtcttctccctccctccctccctccctccctgcagggagcttCCCCgtgtggctgctgctgctcctctgcgCTGGGCTGATCGTGGCcaccctcctgctgctgcagctggCCTTCCCTGGCTTCCTGTGACGCCGTTCCTCCTTTCCGGCTGCCGGCAAGGGTCAGGCCTTTGCTCGCCCCCACTCGAGCCCACCGACGGAAGAGGGCAAAGGATGCCGCTAGGGGACGTGGCCAGGGGGCAGGGCCCCCTCGTAGAGGAATCCTCGGCTCTGGACGTGGCCGCGTCCCTGGTGTTGCCCTTCACGGAAGGGcgcccggggagggggggcgagggAGTGGAGACGCCCCTCTGCTTTTGTGACTTGTCTGGAAGCAACATTCCAGCCTCGGTTGCGCGGAGGAGACCAGCCCTCTTGTGGCCCAGCGATGACAGCCTTGGGGCCAGGATTAAAAGAGGATGATGGAGCTGACTCTGCTCTCTggcttttcctgcttccttttctCCTGGCTTGACGGAGGTCCAGGGCTGCAGAAGGGGAAGCGACGGTGATCCCGTGGGGCTGGCCTTGGGAAGGAGGTGCTGAGCTGCTAATGATTTCTCAGCCGTGGCCGCCCAAGACCCAGGGCACCAAGGATGCCCCACGGATGTTGGTTTTGAGCCCGTGGTGCCCTCTGGGCATTTTACCCTGTACTACCTCTCTTCGTCCTGGGCTTGGGCCTGAGGGGAATTGTGGTCCAACACGAGGCACCAGTCGCTTGGCCCTGATCCTCAGGCAGCGCGAGGGTGGGGGCCACCCTGTGAGCAAAGCAAGAAGTGGGCTGGATTGGGAGACCGTGCACAAGCCCCCCATCTGGCTGCCTGGAGGGAGGTGTCTGTTGGGGGGGCAGCAGCCTGCcccacacatcccccccccattggccAGTGGGAGGAACTCCTGCCACCAGCAGCCGGTATCCGTTTCCGCCACATCACTGGCCCGCCTTTTCTGGCTCTCTTTCCCCTTCAGCATGACTGCTTAAtccccgggggtgggtgggtgggggtccaGAAGGCCCCGGGGCCCCTTCCACACCTGGGGCTACTTGGGGCACCACTCTTGTGCCCATGGCAGCCTTGCCCACCCAGAAGCGTCCAGAGAGGGAGACTCTGTGCATCCGTGAAGATCCTGGTGGGTGGGGGCTGTGCTTGCCTGGAGGTTGAGAGGGAGACGGGGGTGGCCCTAGCTCACGTGGCGGTGGTggcagggggggggaaggatgcagTCCTTGAGCTGGTTCCCGGTGGCCTCTCGGCCCTGCCAgggactgggggtgggtggggggagtcgAGGGTGGGGGCTGTGCTGGCCTGGGGGTTGAGGGGAGACCACCTCTCCAGAGGCTGGGCAGCGAGTGGCAGGGCTCAGCCAAGCTCAAGGCAACCTGGCCCTCATTCTGGGCGCCAGGCAGGAGCAGGGCACCAGGGAGCGGCGGCGGTCGTGCTTTCTAGCTGCTGCCAGAGCTCAGCACCCGCTGCCTCTGCCTGGGCCCACAGGCGGCGGCTGAGCTGCCTCCAGTGggatttctttcccctttcttgccTCTGGGTTTccggcagaggaggagaagggcaaGGCCGAAGCAGTTGGTGAGGAGGGCCCTTCGTCTACTCCATGGGTTGGTGGCTgcgccccccacacacacccgcTTGCCATCCTTTTGCCCCACAGTTCCCTTCAGACCCAGGAAAGgctgctagtggtgaagggtaGAGAGAGCAGGAGCCGAGAGAAACACCCTGAGGCCCCCCCACCTGCCCTGCCCTCTGGGGCCaccatatggggggggggaatagagtgGCCATGAAGGCTGAACGCCTGCACAGAACTGCAGTTGTGTTGGCAAGAGCGCCCCTGCCCCTCAAAAACCCAAGAAAGGATGGAGTGGGAGACGGCTGTAGGGCTGcagcagcccctcccccccccaagtgcacCAAAGGGAACAGCCTGACCACAGCGCTGGGAGAACGGTCCTCTATATGCCACCGGGCCCCAcagctctttccttccctcttccctgtcGTCTCTCCATCCACGGCCACTGTATAAGGTgcgtgcatgtttggcctggatcacGTGaaggaccagagagagagagttaggacacaaagatggagaccaacaaaaCCCAGAGGAATTATGGGACTTTGCATTTCTGCCTATAAGCCCCCCTTGTGAGAAATTCAACGCTTGCACTAAACATTTTGGACTATGCTTTCAGCAAGTTGACAAAAAACGTCTGCTGCTAATTGAGGGAGTGGAGCAAACTCGGGGGGTTTGCAAAACTCTGGTGGGAAACAGGTGGGCAGGACTTCAGGAAGACCCTGGTACGAGGATCCTCCCGAGCAAGGAGATGCCACACTTGTCCACTAAGCGAGGGAAGACCcattaagcattccatacttcacagtAAGTGAGATAAGGCCCACAtatatctagggggaaacaaagaTGTGCAGgcccagctagcaacctgcctgaaagaatataaaaagaggggtctcagcaaccataatttgtctgctgagaccaaaaggcttttggaaccaaCTACTTTTTTTGGAACTTAgacaatgcaaataaaaaattcttctctctttggtgagtatgtatgtggtgtgaatgtgctgaatgcatgaaacccctttatttagaattgtgatgtgtcttgtgaggtcctttgttGTTTAATATCGTTCCTCTTGGGATACAAAGATCTCGTGGTCACCCTTTTGTGGCAACTGAGCCTGGCCGGACCGGGCGTGTTGCCAAGGCTGCCAGCCCTCAGACCCTTCCCTGCAAGGGCTTCTCTGGGCGTGGACTGGAGCTGGTGCTTCtttgtgtgcgcgtgcgtgcatgcacgcgtgcacacatgcacagggCTCTCTGCTCATGAGCTCGGATTCTTGCAGCCGGAATCCTGCTCGGAGTCCCGCTGGGCCCCTCCGGCCGCCACGGCAGCAGCCAGTTCGTCCCGATGCTCAAAGGCAGCTCCGGCAAACTGGGCGAAGACGCGGTCCATGTAGCTCTGGTGGCGAGGGAGCAGGCCCTCCAGGAAGCCGATGTGGCCCCCTCGTGCCGTCACCAGGAGCGCCAGGCCGGGCACCCGTTTTGCTGCCTCCAGGGGAATGGCTGTAAGAAGAAAGCCCGGCCAGGGTGCATCAGAGCAGGCTCTCCGGAGCGTGCCTCCTCCTGACGcctgggggagagaagggggcgcTGGACTCACCATGCTGAGGGGAAAAGGGGTCATCAGAGGCATTGAGGCACAGCACGGGCACACGGATCCGGTCCACCTTCCAGCAGGGACTGGTTTTCCGGTAATACTCCTCGCAGGAGGTATAGCCGAAGGCCACAGCTGTGAAGCGCTCATCGAACTCCCGGATGCTGCGGGcctggggggcggggcggggggacaGGGGTGTCAGGAACCCCAAGGGCCATGACCTCTGGCCACCGGCCACTACAGGAGACAGAACTCAAGCGTCAAAGAGGGGGGGTGCGCgtaggggggggaagagaagattcCGAGTTTGAGGC
The Pogona vitticeps strain Pit_001003342236 chromosome 1, PviZW2.1, whole genome shotgun sequence genome window above contains:
- the PREB gene encoding guanine nucleotide-exchange factor SEC12 isoform X1 is translated as MAPRRPPEIYRAPFPLYAVRVHRPTGLALIAGGGGAAKTGIANGLHFLQLGWREGRLSAWLLHAHDTETRATMTLALAGDTVAAGQDAACHLLRFRLREPPQGGEGGAGGDGATRAGEGGGGDRGGSSSSSSSEKGPRRRRAPAPSRSEGTHDETPQVLVETLHCVQTDTSPDALQKAVCFNEDHTLLATGGVDGFLRVWEFPSMKKAFEVQAHQGEIEDITLSPDNKVVTVGRDFRCCVWKRDQMVTGLHWNENLPGIPDKAYRYQACRFGKVEDQGGALRLYTVQIPYKRERRPPPCYITKWDGRSFLPLLTRPCGNEVISCLSLSDTGTFLGLGTVTGSVAIFIAFSLQRLYYVREAHGIVVTAVAFLPETPELLRDNEAALLSVAVDSRCRLHRIPCRRSFPVWLLLLLCAGLIVATLLLLQLAFPGFL
- the PREB gene encoding guanine nucleotide-exchange factor SEC12 isoform X2, which gives rise to MAPRRPPEIYRAPFPLYAVRVHRPTGLALIAGGGGAAKTGIANGLHFLQLGWREGRLSAWLLHAHDTETRATMTLALAGDTVAAGQDAACHLLRFRLREPPQGGEGGAGGDGATRAGGGGDRGGSSSSSSSEKGPRRRRAPAPSRSEGTHDETPQVLVETLHCVQTDTSPDALQKAVCFNEDHTLLATGGVDGFLRVWEFPSMKKAFEVQAHQGEIEDITLSPDNKVVTVGRDFRCCVWKRDQMVTGLHWNENLPGIPDKAYRYQACRFGKVEDQGGALRLYTVQIPYKRERRPPPCYITKWDGRSFLPLLTRPCGNEVISCLSLSDTGTFLGLGTVTGSVAIFIAFSLQRLYYVREAHGIVVTAVAFLPETPELLRDNEAALLSVAVDSRCRLHRIPCRRSFPVWLLLLLCAGLIVATLLLLQLAFPGFL